Part of the Actinomycetes bacterium genome is shown below.
ACCCTGCAGGTGTCAAAAGGCAGTTTGCCGGGCTTTCTGATAGGGATAAAGCCTACCCCCATTTTATAGGCCATTGCAGCACCAAAAACGAAACCCCTGGCCTCGGCCCCCAGTATGGCATCTATTTTTACTCCCTTATAGTGATCGGCCATTATGTCTACCGAATGCCTGAAAGCCTCTCCATTTGCAAGCAGAGGAGTTATGTCCCTGAACACTACTCCCTTTTTGGGAAAATCAGGGATGCTTCTTATAATTTTTTTTAAATCCATACTACTGCCTTCCTAGAAATATTATAATCTTTTATAGCTTTTAACACTGCTTAGCAGCGAGTCTATTAATAAATCCGTATCCAGCTGCTTGAAACCAAGCTGTTCCAGTATTTCCGCTGCATCATATTTCTGCCCATAGCTCCAGACCTCTTTCAAAAAATTACCAGCCCGCCGGTTTGAATACCACCTGTTTCCATACTCGGTGCAAAGGTACTGGTTAAGCTGCGCCTCAAAAGACCAGGCCCTGATGTAATTGGTACAATAAAAACCGGGGTCAACATCTGTCATGTAACTCTGCGGGGAATAGCTCATGTTACAGGCCCGGCCAAGTATCTGACAGTAGTCTTTCTCCCGGCCGGCAATAGGGCTTCCATCATGAAGCAAAAGCTCATACTCCAGTTTCCCTGCATACCTTCTACAATACCAGAGTTTTAACAAATTACTAAAATAACAGAATTGGTCTGCAGCATCCGGACTCATTTTAATAAAATCCATCAACCACCACCTATTCTGCATCAGGGATTCGAGTAGAAATGCAAATCCTTCTGTAACTGCATTATCCCCTAAAAACTTAAACTCAAAAGGCTGGGTGCAGGATGTATGGGCAAAATGCTGGGCATGCCCGCCCTCGTGAAAGAAAGCCTCAAAATCATCCTGGCCGCCACTGGGCATTACTACCAGATATATCTCCTCGGGAATTCTGACCGTTGAACAAAATGCCCGTGGAGACTTATTTTTTCGCCTCTCTATATCAAATATGATATTTTTCTGCTGATATATATCAATGTCCAGCCCCAGCAAAGTTTCAGAAAAGGCATCAATCATATAATCCTGTTTAAAATAGGGATCATACTCCTTTCCCCGTTTAACATAGGCAAAATCACTTCTACTACTCTGGTCCAAAGTTATTCCCAGCCGGGTGTATACCAGGTTCCCGAAGTGTTTCCGGTAAACATCCTGGGTCTGGTCCAGCAGTTTTTTCATACCTTCAAGGGTGTGGTTAAAATCCTCTCCTTTCAGAGAAGAGAAAAGCAAACTGTAGCTTTTAAAGCCCAGGTGCCTGGCCTGCTGGTGAGACTGCTTCCAATAGAGGCGCAGGTTATCATTTAATATCTCCGCAATTTTTTCATTTTTGACTTGTTCAATTTTATCCCTTTTCTGTTTAACCGGTTCATTGGCCAGCATTACATCCAGAAACCTGAAAGGGACCTGGTTTCCTTCAACCTTAACCTGGATTTGAGCTTCATCATTAGCTATTTCCTGCCTTATATGCTGCACCTGCTTCTCAATTAAATTCTCTGCACAAAACTTAAGCAGGTAAGCGTATCTCTTTTTGTTTTCACCCTTCTGTTGCTTCTGTATCTGCTGCAGATCTTCCATATTCTGGTAAGTAAAAAGCCAACCGTACTCTGCAAATATCTGATCCAGTTCCAAATTCTCTTTTCTTCCAGAGAAATGCAGATAATACTCCTTGTCCATCCTGGATAGAAATTCCTCTGCGCTTTTCCGGTATTTGCTTACATTCAGGCTAACCAATATTTTCCTTTACTGTTTTTACAATACTGTCAGCATCAAACCCATAAGCTTCAATAAGTTCCTGGGGAGTGCCCGAAGCTCCAAATTTATCTTGGACTCCCAACCTGATAACTCTGGCCGGCTGTCCCTGGGAAAGAACCTCGCATACCGCACTGCCCAGACCGCCAATTACATTATGGTCTTCTACAGTTATGACCAGCCCTGTCTTGCGGGCACTGTCCATCAAGAGCTGCTGGTCGATAGGCTTGATGGATGCCATATTTATAAGATCTACCTCTATACCCTCCTGTTCCAGTTTTCTGGCTGCATCCATGGCTATATGGGTAGTAAAGCCGGCAGCAACTATGGTGGCGGCATCACCTTCAAACAACTTAACGCCTTTGCCCAGTTCAAACTGGTACTCATCAGAAAATATAACCGGCGCCGAACCCCTGCAAAGCCTTACGTAGCAAGGGCCATCTATGTTAAGCACCTGTTCCAATACTTTTTCGGTTTCTGTAGCATCAGCCGGGGACAGCACCTTAATATTGGGAATGGACCTCATTATAGCCACATCTTCAATGGCCTGATGGGTGGCTCCATCCTCTCCAACAGTAATACCGGTATGGGTTGCGCATATCTTTACATTAAGCCGGGGGTATGCTACCGATATGCTTACCTGATCTGCAGCTCTTTTAGAGGCAAATACCCCAAAAGTAGAGGCAAACGGAATTTTGCCCATGGTGGCCAACCCAGCAGCAGCACTCATCATATTGGATTCGGCTATTCCAAAATTGAAAAACCTGTGGGGAAACTTGGAACCAAAGATATTGGTTTTGGTGGATTTGGAAAGGTCGCAGTCCAAAACAACTATATCTTCATTTTCTTCTCCCAGTTCTGCCAGTTTCTTCCCGTACGCAGCCCGGGTAGCAATCTTTTTATCTTCAGTTGAAAGAATATTTTTTATATTATCTGGAATCATAAAAACTCCTTAATTTCTAGTTTTAATACCTTTTCTTACCTGTTAAGACACTCTATGGCTTTAGCCTTTTGTTCCTCAGATGGAGCCTGGCCATGCCACTCGCAAAGGCCTTCCATAAAATCAACACCTTTTCCTTTGACCGTATTGGCAACTATAGCCGCTGGTTTATCCCTGGTGTCCATTGCTTTTTTGACCGCCTGTTCAATCTGGTCAAGATCATGGCCATCTATCTCTATTACCTCCCAGCCAAAAGCTTTCCATTTATCGGCCAGGGGTTCACTATTCATAATATCTCTGGTAAATCCGTCAATCTGGAGCCCGTTCTTATCTACAAATACAGTAAGGTTGTCCAGCTTGTAGTGCGCTGCCGCCATAGCCGCCTCCCATATCTGGCCTTCTTCGCATTCTCCGTCACCAACAACAGCAAAAACTTTTAAGCTCTGCTTATCCAGTTTTGCTCCCAGTGCCATGCCCACGGCGCAGGACAATCCCTGACCCAGCGAACCTGTGCTCATATCTACGCCCGGGGTTTTATTCATATCCGGGTGACCCTGAAGTATGCTTCCAAACTTCCTTAAAGTCTTAAGGTGGGACTTTTCAAAGTATCCCTTCTCTGCCAGTGCAGCATAGAGTACCGGACAGGCATGCCCCTTGGAGAGTACCACCCTGTCCCTGTCCTTTTTCCCTGGATCCCGGGGATCAATATTTAATATTCCGCTAAAATACAGATAGGCAAACACGTCAGTCATGGATAATGCTCCGCCAGGATGGCCGGATCCTGCCTCACATAGCATATCGATGATATCAACCCTTATCGCCTTCGCGGATTGCTGCAACTTTTTTTTCATTTCTTCTTCCATCCGGATTCCTTTCTTTATTTACATAAAATCAATTGTATAATTATAGTAAAAATAACCAGTTTTAAAAAGTTTGTAATAATATATTAGCATTAGTAGAATATATAAAAAATGATAAAAGGAAAATAATGTATAAAAAAGAGCTTTACAAAAAAATTTTGATAATTGGAGGAAATGTTGCCGGACTGGCAGCAGCCAGCCAGGCCAAAAGGGTTTACCCTGAAGCTGAAGTCATGGTACTGGAATCAGGCCAGTATATTTCCTACGGGTCATGCGGACTGCCCTATTATGTTACCGGCGAGATAAAAGATTTTGAACAGATTTTTGTCTACTCTCCCAAATTTTTTGAAGAAAAAAGGGATATCAGAATTCTGTTAAACCATAGGGTAACCCGGCTGGATACCGCCAACAAGCAGGTCATCGTAAACGACGGCCAGGCAATCGGATACGACCGCCTGATTATATGCAGCGGAGCCTCCCCGGTGCCCATTGATTTACCCGGGTCACATTTACAGAATATTTTTACATTCTGGAATGTAGTAGATACGGTAAAAGTTAAAACCTTTATTGATGAAAATAAACCCAGAAAAGCAGTGATCGCAGGAGCTGGTTCCATAGGACTGCTTATGGCAGAAACCTTTAAGGCCCTGGGTATAGAGGTGACCATAGTTGAACTGGCTGAAAAAATATTAAAAGACTATGAGACTGAAATTACCGACCTGGTGGCAGAAGCCCTGAAACAGAACCAGATTAAGGTTATGCTGTCCTCTAAAATCTTAAGCTTTGACGGCAGGGGAAGCAATTTAGCCCAATCAGCCACCATAAGCCAGTGCCATGAAACCATAAATTTGGAAACAGATATGACCCTGATGTCAGTAGGAGTTAGGCCCAACACCGATTTTCTGTCTTCTACCTCAGTAGAGCTGGGGCCATATAATGCAGTTAAGGTAAATCCAAGCCTGCAATCCTCCCATATTAATATTTTTGCTGCTGGAGACTGCGCTACGGTGAAGAATATAGTAACCGGAAAAGATGATTATATTCCCACCGCCAATAATGCTGCCAAAACCGGAAGAATAGCAGGGGCAAATGCAGCTGGCGCAAATATCACTTTTAAGGGCTCGGTTAATACCAAGGTGGATAAAATCTTTGGCCTGGAGTTTGCTAAAACAGGGATAAACATAGAAGAAGCTTCTGCTATGGGCTATGAAGTTCTCAAGGTTACCGGAAGCTATCCCTCTCATGTAAAAGCACTGCCCGGAGCCGATCCTATAACCATAGTTCTGGCGGCTGATATTAAAACCAGGAAGATCCTGGGGGCCCAGATGGTTGGTAAAAAAGAGGTAAGTAAACGTATTGATGTGTTTGCGGCTGCCATTACCGCCGAAATGACTGTAGACGATGTATATATGCTGGATCTATCCTATGCCCCCAAAGTAGCCACGGTATGGGACCCGGTAAACAAGATCTGTGCCAAAGCAGTACTTGCCCTGGACCAATCCTAGTATTTTAAAACAGGCCTTCCTGTTCACCATCCCCGTCATCTTCCTGGTCCGGATAGTAGGGGTGGCCTGAGTCATCCAGCTTTCTAAGCAGAACTGAACGCTCAAAGTTCTTTACAAAATGGGACCATCCCTCGTCCCCGCTGCCCTGGTCAAACAGGTCATTGTAGGCAGCTATCTCCGCATCCATATAATCCACATGGTGGACTATAAATGCTTCCAGTATCTTGGGCCTCTTGGGTGACCCAAATTCCTTGTATCCATGGTGGGAAAGGATTATATGTAATATTCTGTCCTTCAGGTCAGCAGGAAAACCCTTGATCTGATTAATTTTTTCCAGAACCCAGCTATACCCCATAGTTATATGGCCCAGCAGCTTGCCCTCATCAGTAAATTTAATAACTACTCCCACTTCATATTCTTTCATCTTGCCTATGTCATGGAGCAGGGCTCCGGCTATTAGCAGATCCCTGTTTATATTCTGGTAAGTATCAGCGACCAGGTCGCAGACCCTGCATACATAAAGGGTATGTTCCAGCAGCCCGCCACCATAGGCATGATGGTACTGTACTGCTGCTGTTGCCTTACAGAAGTCGGCTGCAAATTTTTTGTCACCAAAAAAAGCCTGCAGCAGCTGTTTTAAATAATGGTTTTTAACCGAATCTACCTTTAGCTTGATTTCGGCGAACATCTCGTCAACATCTCTTTTGGTGGATTTGATAAAATCAGTATAATCAATATTCTTTTTATCTTCTATTTTGGATAGAGATTCAATAGTAAGCTGTTTACTGCTCCTGTATTCACTAACCGAACCGGCAACTGCTACAAAATCACCTTCTTTAAAATCAGCAGCCTGATTTAAGGCTTCGGTCCAGACTACGGCCTGTATATCCCCTTCCCGGTCCTGCAGGGTCAACAAACAAAAATCATCCCCGTTTTTTTTCTTCTTTACTATTTTTTTGGCCACTACAAATACGGAGTTTATGTGGGAGCCAACTTTCAAATCATTTACAAATTCTTTTTTCCGGTAATTCATAATTATTTCTCTATTTCCCAATTTTTAAAATAATCTATTTTACTGTAGTCAGTCATATCATAATGTACCGGTGTAATGGATATATATCCATTTTTAATGGCACAATAGTCATCACTTTCATTTTCACACATCTGTACAAATTCTCCATCCATCCAGTAATAATTTCTTCCCCTGGGATCGGTTCTCTTGATAAAGAAATCATTGAATTTAGCAGTACTCTGGCAGGTAATTCTAATCCCCTTGATTTGTTTTTCAGGAAGGTCAGGCAAATTTATATTCAACAGTACTTTCCGGGGAAGACCGCCTCTGGATATTATCATCTTAGCCATTTTTTTGGCAAATCCGGCAGCATAGCTGTAGTCCGGATTCTTCAAATTATCTACAGATATAGCCATGGACGGTATGTCGTATACCGTTCCTTCGGTAGCAGCAGATACCGTGCCCGAATATATTACGTTCTCCCCAATATTGGCTCCCTTATTTATCCCGGATATAACCAGGTCTGGTTTTTTACCCAGAATAGCCTTTACTGCCAGTTTTACACAATCTGCCGGGGTTCCATCTACCGCATAGCCAAAAAATTTGCCGTCTCTGGTTTCTTCCCAAACCGGTATGGGGCTGAACACGGTAATGGCATGCCCTACTGCACTCCTTTCCTTGTCCGGAGCAATGACCACCACCTTAAACTGGTCATCTTCCCTAATTTCCCTATAGAGCCTGTACAGCCCTTCGGACTCAATCCCGTCATCATTGGTGAGTAGTATCGTTTTTTTATCCATACATAATTTCTATAATTTTAATTTTTTAATTTTAAACAAAAAAAATGGTTTAAGCAAAAATACCCGGGACAAGTAAAACCAGATAATACAGAAACCGTACTGTTTTCACCCCGGAGAGCACAGGCATTAAACCACCACTAAAATAGTATATAGCGCTACAGGCACCCTATAGTAAATCTTTTAAAAATTTATATTGGTAATATAATCATTATAAGCCTGTTCCCAGCTGGACGTTTGTTGGGGCTGATAAGGTTTTACTGCCGAAGAATTTTTGGATATCTCTCTTCCCTGGCTTAAATTACTTATCTGGCCTGCAGCCTTAAGCTGCATTAAGAAATTGCCTACCGAGGTAGTTTCGGTAGGACCGGCAATAACCGGTATTCCGGTAGCATCAGCTGTCCACTGGCATAATAATCTGTCTTTGGTGCCGCCTCCGATAAGATGCAGCAGCTCCAGCTTTTGGCCGGTTAACTTTTCTAATGATTTAACCTCATGCTTGAACTTTAATACCAGCCCCTCATAGAACAGCCTGGCTGCTTCCCCTATACTTTCGGGCTTATGTCCGCTGCAGTTATCCCCTATTACCTGAGGCATATCCGAGCTGGGGTGGGTAAAGGCAGGATTGTTTACATCTATAAAACCGGCAAAAGGTGAAGCAGCCCGGGCTAACTCCATGATCCTGTCCCAGGCAATTTTTTCTCCCAGATCCTTTATCCATTTAGCCCTGCATTGCTGTATTATCCACATTCCGGTTATGTTTTTTATAAATAAATTACTATCTTCTGCTCCTCCCTCATTGGAATAACCCAGATCAAAAACCTCTTTATTTATTATGGGCTTTTCTGTTTCCTTGCCCAGTATAGCCCAGGTACCCAGGCTTAAAAAAGCCCAGTTCCTGTCGCTGCTAACCGGTATTCCCGCTACAGCTGATGGGGTATCATGGGTAACCGGAGCAATGACTTCTAAAGGCCTGATTCCCAGATGGCTGCATACCGAATCAGAAATCCTGCCTATTTTTTCTCCCGGTTTGATAATAGGGGCAAACCGGTCAGCAGGAAGGCCGGCTGCCCTGAGTATTTTATCCTCCCATTTCTTTTCTACCTGGTTATACATTATTGTAGTGGTAATCCTGGTCCATTCATTAAAAGTCTTGCCGGTAAGAAAGTAATTTAAAATATCAGGTATGCTGAGATAGGTCTTACCGTATTCAATTTCCGGTGCCTGGTTTATGCTCAGGGAAAAAAGCTGAAAAAGATCAAATATAGGGCTAACCTCTGATCCCGCCAGTTTGAAAAGGTCAAAAGCTGGAATCAATTTCAGCAACTTTTTGCTGTCTTTGCTCCGCTGCTGATCCCGGTAATGTACTGGGTTGGACACAAGTTTACCGTTTTTGCCAATAAACCCAAAGTCTGCACCCCAGGCATCCAGAGCCAGTGATTGTATATCCCTGTACTGTTCCAATGATTTCTGTATGCCTATTTTAAGTTCTTCATACAGGCTTAAAATATCCCAGTATAAGGTGCCGGAAGCGTAGACCGGCCTGTTTTCAAACCGGTGGGTTACCGCCATGCTATATTTATTACCATCAAAGCTGAATACGGCAGCTCTTCCATTGCTGGCCCCAAAATCAAATACCAGATAATTTCTATTGCTCATCGATCCCCCTAATCAATTAATAAAAATAGTAAGGATATTAAAAGATTAATACAGTTTTCTTAAATTTAAAAGTCTTAAACCCGGCAGGACCTTGGTATAAAATAATAAGGGGCCATGCTCCCTTTTTCAGAAGCATGGCCCCTTATGGTTTTTAGCCTATTTTAAGGCATCTTTTCTTTTCTGGACATATTCTTCAATTTCCTGCATGGACCCGGAAAATTCTTTAGCCGTATACTGGAAAGCTGCCTGATCTATAAAATCATCAATTGCAATTCCGTCTTCTTCATAGCCTTCCACAAAATAAGGTATCTTGAGTAATTTTTCCATTATCTCATCCGGTGCCGGATCATCCATCTGGCAACCCAGCTCTTTCTGGTCACAAATCTTTATAAAATCGCTTATCATCTCCGGGTTTATGGTATAAACCATATTGCCGCCAGCAACTTTTTCTATATGAAGTACCTCGTCAGGTTCTGGACCCACCCTGGAAGAACACAGCAGCAGCTTGCTGTAATAACCCCTGGATTTGTCATTTAATATCTGGTGGGCTTTCTTGGCTATAGCCACACCGGTCCATCTCTGAAGCTCTTCGGTTAACTCGATACCAGCCTGTTTTGCGCTTTCAAAATATGGTTCCCTGGCTTCAAATCTGCCAATCATGATAGTAATTACTGATCTCCACTGACTGTAATCTATCCCCCATTGCTGGCCTCTCTCATACCCTCTTTTCACTGCTTCTGCTACCTGTACTACCTGGGGAACATCAAATACCAGAGTAGCATTGGTGGGAATACCTACCGATGTCAACATTTCAATTACATAAATACCCTCTTTGGACCCAGGACATTTAACCATGATATTCGGTGATATCTTCTTTAAAACCAGAGCCTGCCTGAGCATCTCTTTTACATCGGTTACCAGACGCGGGTCTACCTGGGCACTAACATAACCCTTCTTATAGCCTGACTTTTCAAACAAAGGCATAAACAGTTTGGTGCCCTCTTCGGTTATTGCTTTATATACCTCCCAGGCCAGCTCATAGTTTGATTTGGCCGGGTTTTCTTTTATTATCCTATCCACTATGGGATCAACCTTTTCCGGAATAAGGTCCAGAACTTTTCTGGTGAGTTTCGGATTTGTGGTTATTCCGTCAAAAAGTGTATCCTGCGGGTTATCAAAATCAAAAAGTTTCTTAAGTCTTTCAGCGGCCAGCTTCTTGTCCTCTGCCGGTGCATCCTTTAATTCATCCTCGGCCCATTTTTCGAACGCAAGCGGTGATGAATCCCACCAAATCTCCATATCCTCTGAGGTTTCAGATAGACGTTGTATTGCGGATTTTTCATATTTTGCCATTTTTTATCCTCCAATTGTTAAAAATTACAATTTGTAATAATACCTAAATAATTAATTTAAATCAATTTCCTAACTGCCTCCACTATATCCGCCTGGTGAGGTATGGAAGCCTGCTCCAGGGTAGAATTATAGGGGATAGGGGTGTTAAGGCCGGCCACAACTTTTATGGGAGCATCCAGCCAGTCAAATGCTGAATCTACCACCCGGGCACAAATATCTGAAGCCACGCTTCCTCTCTGACAAGCCTCACTGACTATTACCAGCCGGTTAGTCTTTTTTACCGATTCTATTAATGCCTGTTCATCCAGGGGCACCAGAGTCCTGGGATCAAAGACTTCACAGCTTATTCCCTCCTTCTCCAGCTCTTCTGCAGCCTTAAGGGCTTCAAAAACCATGGCCGAATAAGCAAAAATGGTTATATCGGTTCCCTCTCTTTTGATATCCGCGCTGCCAAAGGGTATGAGGTACTCCTCGGCGGGGACTTCTCCCTGGTTAAGATAAATCATTTTCTGCTCTATAAACATAGTGGGATTATCATCCCTTATAGCAGTCTTGAGCAGGCCTTTGGCATCATAAGCTGTAGAAGGCATAACTACTTTAAGTCCCGGAACATGATAGAACCATGCTTCCAGGCTCTGGGAATGCTGGGCGGCCACTCCCCTGCCGGCTCCCCCCTGAGTCCTTATAACCAGAGGCACATTCAAGCTATCGCCAGTCATATACCTGATTTTTGCTGCCTGGTTTACAATCTGATCCATGGCCAGGGTTGCAAAATCTATAAACATAATTTCTGAAATAGGCCGGTATCCGGTAAGAGCCGCTCCCACGCCGGCACCCAGAATAGCTGCTTCAGAAATAGGAGTGTTTATCACCCGGTCCGGGCCATATTTGTCCAATAAGCCTTTATAGACCCTGAAAGCTCCGCCATAAACCCCGATGTCTTCACCAATAAGAAATACTTTCGGGTCCCGGTCCATTTCCTCAATAATAGCCTGCCTTAATGCTTCTCTATATTCAATCTCTGCCATGATTTTCCTTCCCTATCGCTTGCCCTAAAATATCATTTAGATGTGTTTGACTTCTTCTAAGAATTGTTCCAGGTCAGGCTCCGGGCTTTGTTCGGCAAACTTAACCGATTCCTCTACACTATCGGTTATCTCTCTATCAATATCCTGTACCTGCTTTTTGGTAACCACTTTTTCCTTAATTAGCTTCTGTGTATAGTTGGTTACCGGATCTTTTTCGCTCTTATAGTAATCGGCTTCTTCCTTTTTTCTGTATTCTGCCGGGTCATTGGGATGATGTCCGGTAAACCTGTAGGTTTTTGCTTCAATAAGGGATGGTCCCCGGCCTTTTCTGGCCCCGCGGGCAGCGTCTGAAACTGCCTTAAATATCTGCTCAGGATCTGTACCGTCCACTATTATTCCCGGCATGGAATAGGAATCTGACCTATCGGCTACATCTTCACAGGCTACTGAATCCTTGGAACACATGGAAATAGCATACAAATTATTTTCACATATATATATGACCGGCAGTTTAAAAACTGAGGCCATATTTAAAGACTCATGAAAAACACCATTATTGGCAGCCCCGTCTCCGAAAAAGCAAAGAACCACCCTACCCCTGCCTTCCAGTTTGCAGCTAAATCCGGCTCCAACCGAAATGGGAATACCTCCTCCCACAATACCATTGGCACCCAGAATCTTGAGATGGGTATCTGCAATATGCATTGAACCTCCCCGGCCCTTGCAATAGCCGGTACTCTTTCCCAGCAGTTCTGCCATCATCTTATTCAGGTCACCGCCCTTGGCAATACAATGCCCATGGCCTCTATGGGTAGAAACTATATAATCATCTTTTTTTATAGCCTGGCAGGCTCCAGAAGCTACTGCTTCTTCGCCCAGATAAGGATGTAAATATCCCCATATTTTCCCTGTCTGGTACAACTGGATGGTTTTTTCCTCAAATCTTCTGATTTTTAACAGGGTTTTAAGTATAGTAATTCTATCGGTCTTAGTTAATCCCGGCATACCTACTCCCAAAGGTTTAAAGTTAATGTAGTAATTATATGCAAATTATTGCATATATGCAATAATAGAGCATTTATTTCCTTTTCAGTACTATTTCCGCAGCCTTGCTGTCAGTAATCAATATATTAATTAGCCTGCCTTTTAGTGCCCCGTATATAGCATCAGATTTAAGCTTATCCCCGGCTACCCCTATGGAATAAGGCACCTTGTGTAATAACCCAGCAGGCATGGCGATTAGCCTTCCGGAAAGCTTGCTGTCACATATTTTGCCCTGTATATTGAAGAAGTGAGAAAAAACATCTCCTATAGCACCTTCTTGTCTTAAAACTTCCAGGTCTTCAGGAGGGATATGGCCGGTTTTTATAAGGGTAGATATCATCTTGGGGTATAATGCTCCTATCCCCACCAGGGCAATAGTTATTCTACCAAAATACTCGGTGGTTTTTTTAATGGAGGACTCATTTAAAAAAAGATCATGGCTTTCTTTGGTGTCCACTATGGCCGGAGCATACAGCAGGTGGGGGTTTACCCCAAACCTGGAAGCAAACCTGCGGGCAATATCATGGCAGTTTAAGTTCACTGAAAGTTGATGGATACCTCCAGTTATCTGCACCACCTCTACCTGTTTGTTGATCTTGGAGGGCAGATGATTTATAACCTCATTTATGGTGGTTCCCCAGGAAACACCAATAATATCTTCGTCCTTTATAATTTCTAAAAGGTAATTGGCAGCTGCCTGGCCCAGTTTGCTCTTGAGCTCTTTATCGGAAAGGCCGCTATTCTCCACCACTATGGCCCGCTTGAGATCAAACTTCTTTTCCAGTTTTTCCTCCAGGCTGGATAGCCCCTTGGTAGGGTCAATAATATTTATCTGAACCACTCCAATATTAATGGCCTTCTTAAGTATCCGGTTAACCTGATACTTGGAAATTTTCAGTTTGGTTGATATATCTTCCTGGGTTAATCCGTCCCGGTAATAAAGGCTGGCTACCTTTACCATTAGTTTTATGTCATAAGTCATTTAACTACTGTTCCAGTTGCTCAATCTTCTTTACTTTACTTACCGTACCCCCGGTCCTCTCTATGGAAAGCCAG
Proteins encoded:
- a CDS encoding adenine phosphoribosyltransferase, coding for MDLKKIIRSIPDFPKKGVVFRDITPLLANGEAFRHSVDIMADHYKGVKIDAILGAEARGFVFGAAMAYKMGVGFIPIRKPGKLPFDTCRVSYSLEYGENVLEMHTDAINPGDHVLIVDDLVATGGTAKAKAELVEKMGGAVVGFCFLIELKFLNPRKLLEGYDVFSIIEYESE
- a CDS encoding FAD-dependent oxidoreductase; the protein is MYKKELYKKILIIGGNVAGLAAASQAKRVYPEAEVMVLESGQYISYGSCGLPYYVTGEIKDFEQIFVYSPKFFEEKRDIRILLNHRVTRLDTANKQVIVNDGQAIGYDRLIICSGASPVPIDLPGSHLQNIFTFWNVVDTVKVKTFIDENKPRKAVIAGAGSIGLLMAETFKALGIEVTIVELAEKILKDYETEITDLVAEALKQNQIKVMLSSKILSFDGRGSNLAQSATISQCHETINLETDMTLMSVGVRPNTDFLSSTSVELGPYNAVKVNPSLQSSHINIFAAGDCATVKNIVTGKDDYIPTANNAAKTGRIAGANAAGANITFKGSVNTKVDKIFGLEFAKTGINIEEASAMGYEVLKVTGSYPSHVKALPGADPITIVLAADIKTRKILGAQMVGKKEVSKRIDVFAAAITAEMTVDDVYMLDLSYAPKVATVWDPVNKICAKAVLALDQS
- a CDS encoding transketolase family protein, which codes for MIPDNIKNILSTEDKKIATRAAYGKKLAELGEENEDIVVLDCDLSKSTKTNIFGSKFPHRFFNFGIAESNMMSAAAGLATMGKIPFASTFGVFASKRAADQVSISVAYPRLNVKICATHTGITVGEDGATHQAIEDVAIMRSIPNIKVLSPADATETEKVLEQVLNIDGPCYVRLCRGSAPVIFSDEYQFELGKGVKLFEGDAATIVAAGFTTHIAMDAARKLEQEGIEVDLINMASIKPIDQQLLMDSARKTGLVITVEDHNVIGGLGSAVCEVLSQGQPARVIRLGVQDKFGASGTPQELIEAYGFDADSIVKTVKENIG
- a CDS encoding HD domain-containing protein: MGNREIIMNYRKKEFVNDLKVGSHINSVFVVAKKIVKKKKNGDDFCLLTLQDREGDIQAVVWTEALNQAADFKEGDFVAVAGSVSEYRSSKQLTIESLSKIEDKKNIDYTDFIKSTKRDVDEMFAEIKLKVDSVKNHYLKQLLQAFFGDKKFAADFCKATAAVQYHHAYGGGLLEHTLYVCRVCDLVADTYQNINRDLLIAGALLHDIGKMKEYEVGVVIKFTDEGKLLGHITMGYSWVLEKINQIKGFPADLKDRILHIILSHHGYKEFGSPKRPKILEAFIVHHVDYMDAEIAAYNDLFDQGSGDEGWSHFVKNFERSVLLRKLDDSGHPYYPDQEDDGDGEQEGLF
- a CDS encoding transketolase, yielding MEEEMKKKLQQSAKAIRVDIIDMLCEAGSGHPGGALSMTDVFAYLYFSGILNIDPRDPGKKDRDRVVLSKGHACPVLYAALAEKGYFEKSHLKTLRKFGSILQGHPDMNKTPGVDMSTGSLGQGLSCAVGMALGAKLDKQSLKVFAVVGDGECEEGQIWEAAMAAAHYKLDNLTVFVDKNGLQIDGFTRDIMNSEPLADKWKAFGWEVIEIDGHDLDQIEQAVKKAMDTRDKPAAIVANTVKGKGVDFMEGLCEWHGQAPSEEQKAKAIECLNR
- the surE gene encoding 5'/3'-nucleotidase SurE is translated as MDKKTILLTNDDGIESEGLYRLYREIREDDQFKVVVIAPDKERSAVGHAITVFSPIPVWEETRDGKFFGYAVDGTPADCVKLAVKAILGKKPDLVISGINKGANIGENVIYSGTVSAATEGTVYDIPSMAISVDNLKNPDYSYAAGFAKKMAKMIISRGGLPRKVLLNINLPDLPEKQIKGIRITCQSTAKFNDFFIKRTDPRGRNYYWMDGEFVQMCENESDDYCAIKNGYISITPVHYDMTDYSKIDYFKNWEIEK
- a CDS encoding rhamnulokinase, which produces MSNRNYLVFDFGASNGRAAVFSFDGNKYSMAVTHRFENRPVYASGTLYWDILSLYEELKIGIQKSLEQYRDIQSLALDAWGADFGFIGKNGKLVSNPVHYRDQQRSKDSKKLLKLIPAFDLFKLAGSEVSPIFDLFQLFSLSINQAPEIEYGKTYLSIPDILNYFLTGKTFNEWTRITTTIMYNQVEKKWEDKILRAAGLPADRFAPIIKPGEKIGRISDSVCSHLGIRPLEVIAPVTHDTPSAVAGIPVSSDRNWAFLSLGTWAILGKETEKPIINKEVFDLGYSNEGGAEDSNLFIKNITGMWIIQQCRAKWIKDLGEKIAWDRIMELARAASPFAGFIDVNNPAFTHPSSDMPQVIGDNCSGHKPESIGEAARLFYEGLVLKFKHEVKSLEKLTGQKLELLHLIGGGTKDRLLCQWTADATGIPVIAGPTETTSVGNFLMQLKAAGQISNLSQGREISKNSSAVKPYQPQQTSSWEQAYNDYITNINF